In uncultured Bacteroides sp., the following proteins share a genomic window:
- a CDS encoding GNAT family N-acetyltransferase: protein MKEEVRELWNLCFGDNEAFTELYFSKRYSEEVNLAVKEDGKVISAMQILPYPMTFCGTIIPTGYISGACTHPDFRNKGAMKRLLFNSFIRMQEKGIPLAALIPAEEWLFEYYSKMGFTPEFEYTNINFIIEDLSPSPEYHISEFTPSQNDVYSFFNKKMRERACCFQHSADDFNIILDDLYLGEGKLFVSRLNGEVNGVAFCYSEEEELQVPEMFFENESVRDSLLYWSAKQMNVKNITCIVPPINETGSILGMARIVDAEKMLHIYAAKHKELEVSFNLVDEYIENNNAFYSMKSGKIEKGETKEGVLKITIQQLTQALLGYRINELPKEFQLIPKQTPYMSLMLD from the coding sequence ATGAAAGAGGAAGTCAGAGAGCTATGGAATCTTTGTTTCGGAGACAATGAAGCATTTACCGAGCTGTATTTTTCCAAACGATACAGCGAAGAGGTGAATCTTGCCGTCAAAGAAGACGGGAAAGTTATCTCGGCCATGCAAATCCTTCCTTATCCAATGACTTTCTGCGGGACAATTATTCCAACTGGATATATTTCCGGAGCATGCACTCACCCTGATTTTCGGAATAAAGGAGCGATGAAAAGGCTCCTTTTTAACTCTTTTATCCGAATGCAAGAAAAGGGAATTCCTCTTGCCGCACTTATCCCGGCAGAGGAATGGCTTTTTGAGTATTACTCCAAAATGGGATTCACTCCAGAGTTTGAATATACTAACATCAATTTTATAATTGAAGATTTGTCTCCTTCCCCAGAATATCACATTAGTGAATTTACGCCTTCACAGAATGATGTATATTCTTTCTTCAATAAGAAGATGAGAGAGCGAGCCTGTTGCTTCCAGCATTCAGCTGATGATTTCAATATCATCCTTGATGATCTTTATTTGGGAGAAGGAAAGTTATTCGTTTCAAGATTAAATGGAGAAGTTAATGGTGTGGCATTTTGTTATTCAGAAGAGGAAGAGCTGCAAGTGCCTGAAATGTTCTTTGAGAATGAATCTGTCAGAGACAGTCTGCTATACTGGTCGGCAAAACAGATGAATGTAAAAAACATAACCTGTATTGTTCCTCCAATCAATGAAACAGGCAGTATTCTTGGAATGGCAAGGATTGTGGATGCAGAAAAAATGCTTCATATATATGCCGCTAAGCATAAGGAATTAGAAGTCTCATTTAATCTGGTTGATGAGTATATTGAAAATAATAATGCCTTTTATTCGATGAAATCAGGAAAAATAGAAAAGGGAGAGACTAAAGAAGGGGTTTTGAAGATCACCATACAGCAGCTAACTCAGGCTCTTTTAGGATATAGAATAAACGAGTTGCCTAAAGAATTCCAGCTAATCCCAAAACAGACTCCATACATGAGTCTGATGCTAGACTAA
- a CDS encoding lamin tail domain-containing protein produces MKRFLFIICFLYSICSFSQVNESFSDGNFNLNPSWSGNTDKFRVATDYGVKQGEFGLQLFDSGKAGEAYLSTPSAFVSGTTWEFKTFFYGFNPGSKSYMKYYLTSSQQDLSVALDGYYIMMGGLGKNVSLVKQNGSAINTVIPGNMTSLNLTQCTVLVKVTCSDSGVWTLYTRIPEDDSDWKKEGEASDKTIIGSKYTGVYCKYISSNSTLLYIDDISIHKTATDPGTGGSPDNPDKPDEPGSGIVDPNDKTRPTVTSVTALTDSTFSADFSEEVSLKNAHFAINGDESLIKSKKLDGNKKKVVFVLSSRLKEEQLYEFSFWGVEDLNGNVILFSNELLSFQRPSSGVRDFGSVIFNEIMANPNDVKGLPESEYIELYNRTDTIVSLRNCALMYGGKRYVMPDIVIDAKNYAVLCHQKYKELWAASGVSVVGLTSFPTLLNTGKLLWLEDEKKNLISWVEYSDAWYKDTKKKSGGYSLECVDPDNLSNSAQNWQATNNVKGGTPGLINSVAKIFPDDEAITVASSFMQSSDTIVVNFNKSLNISSLANLNNYQIQNSDILLIEAIPDYPCGRNVKLVLNAPLKDGQKLELELHDLADVSGNNLKTPIEMQIMLPEKIEVGDVLFNEILFNPRTGGTSYIELSNVSDKTLSCNQLYLSYLKENGTHSVPVAFSKSPVSFPQHSEFFFSKQTEIVSAQYNCDISHGVKVPDLPDLSPEKGTLYLLSAQGELLDEMAYSEFMHTTSQKDKCGISLEKKSPELLSSDSLSWASASFLSGYGTPGRSNRCAEQSTNKVNAAFWLERRSFSPLDSENNKLQIHYSLVSDGFVANIRIFEASGREVCSLAENSQLSAEGTIEWNGKEQNDSACRVGLYVAYIEIHNTTGQIRKYKLPFALVR; encoded by the coding sequence ATGAAAAGATTTCTATTTATTATCTGTTTTTTATATTCTATCTGTAGTTTTTCACAAGTAAATGAGTCCTTCTCAGATGGCAATTTTAACCTGAATCCTTCCTGGTCCGGAAATACTGATAAGTTTAGGGTAGCAACAGATTATGGTGTTAAACAAGGAGAGTTTGGTCTTCAATTATTTGATTCAGGAAAAGCTGGTGAAGCATATCTTTCTACTCCTTCGGCTTTTGTTTCCGGTACAACATGGGAATTCAAAACTTTCTTTTATGGATTTAATCCTGGCAGTAAGTCTTATATGAAGTATTATCTGACATCATCTCAACAAGATTTAAGTGTTGCACTTGATGGATATTATATAATGATGGGAGGTCTTGGAAAGAATGTTTCATTGGTTAAACAAAACGGAAGTGCAATTAATACTGTTATCCCAGGAAATATGACGTCACTTAATTTGACTCAGTGTACTGTTTTGGTAAAAGTGACTTGCAGTGATTCCGGAGTCTGGACCTTATATACCAGAATTCCTGAAGACGATAGCGATTGGAAAAAGGAAGGAGAGGCCAGTGATAAAACAATTATCGGCTCAAAATATACAGGAGTTTACTGCAAGTATATTTCCAGTAATTCCACTTTATTGTATATAGATGATATCTCGATTCATAAAACAGCAACAGATCCAGGAACTGGTGGCAGTCCTGATAATCCTGATAAGCCAGATGAACCGGGTTCGGGCATTGTTGATCCTAATGACAAAACCCGTCCCACGGTTACTTCCGTTACAGCACTAACTGATTCTACGTTCTCTGCTGATTTTAGTGAAGAGGTTAGTTTAAAGAATGCACATTTCGCTATTAATGGAGATGAAAGTCTGATAAAAAGCAAAAAACTTGATGGGAATAAAAAGAAAGTAGTCTTTGTACTATCTTCTCGTTTGAAAGAAGAGCAATTATATGAATTCTCTTTCTGGGGAGTTGAAGATTTGAATGGGAATGTGATTTTATTTTCTAATGAATTGCTCTCTTTCCAAAGGCCATCCTCTGGCGTTCGTGATTTCGGCTCAGTTATATTTAATGAGATTATGGCTAATCCCAATGATGTAAAGGGATTGCCTGAATCAGAGTATATCGAGTTGTATAACCGGACAGATACTATTGTCTCTCTCAGGAATTGTGCTTTAATGTATGGAGGAAAGCGGTATGTCATGCCCGATATAGTAATTGATGCAAAGAATTATGCAGTACTTTGCCATCAGAAGTATAAGGAGCTTTGGGCGGCAAGTGGAGTCTCAGTAGTGGGGCTAACCTCTTTTCCCACATTATTAAATACAGGAAAACTTCTTTGGCTTGAAGATGAAAAGAAAAATCTGATTTCCTGGGTGGAGTATTCTGATGCGTGGTATAAGGATACTAAGAAGAAGAGTGGTGGGTATTCGCTTGAATGTGTTGATCCGGATAATCTTTCGAATAGTGCACAGAATTGGCAGGCAACTAATAATGTGAAAGGTGGAACTCCTGGTTTGATAAACTCCGTGGCTAAGATTTTTCCAGATGATGAGGCTATAACTGTAGCTTCGTCTTTTATGCAGTCATCAGATACTATTGTGGTGAACTTTAATAAATCGTTGAATATTTCTTCTCTTGCCAACCTTAATAATTACCAAATTCAGAATTCAGATATTTTGCTGATTGAAGCGATACCCGATTATCCTTGTGGAAGAAATGTGAAGCTGGTGCTGAATGCTCCATTGAAAGATGGCCAAAAGCTGGAACTTGAATTGCATGATTTAGCAGATGTTTCCGGGAATAACCTGAAGACGCCCATAGAAATGCAGATTATGCTTCCTGAAAAAATAGAGGTTGGTGATGTGCTTTTTAATGAGATATTGTTTAATCCCCGAACAGGAGGAACCTCTTATATTGAATTGTCAAATGTGTCTGATAAAACACTATCCTGTAATCAGCTTTATCTCTCTTATTTAAAGGAAAATGGTACACATTCTGTCCCTGTTGCATTTAGTAAATCACCGGTAAGCTTTCCTCAACATTCTGAATTCTTTTTTTCGAAACAAACAGAGATTGTCTCAGCACAATATAATTGTGATATATCTCATGGAGTGAAAGTTCCTGATTTACCTGATTTGTCTCCTGAGAAAGGAACTTTATATCTTTTGTCAGCTCAAGGAGAGTTGCTCGATGAAATGGCTTATTCTGAGTTTATGCACACTACTTCACAAAAAGATAAGTGTGGTATCTCTCTGGAAAAGAAATCACCGGAACTTCTTTCCTCAGATTCTTTAAGTTGGGCTTCTGCTTCTTTTCTATCAGGATATGGAACACCGGGGCGTTCCAATAGATGTGCTGAGCAAAGTACTAACAAAGTAAATGCGGCTTTTTGGTTGGAGAGGAGATCTTTTTCACCATTAGATAGTGAAAACAATAAGTTGCAGATTCATTATTCACTTGTATCAGACGGATTTGTAGCTAATATCAGAATATTTGAGGCATCTGGTCGTGAAGTTTGTTCGTTGGCCGAAAATAGTCAACTATCGGCTGAGGGGACAATTGAGTGGAATGGAAAAGAACAGAATGACAGTGCCTGCAGAGTGGGACTTTATGTCGCTTATATTGAAATACACAATACCACCGGACAGATCAGAAAATATAAACTTCCTTTTGCTTTAGTGAGATGA
- a CDS encoding cation:proton antiporter encodes MHLFDFTLQLPITDPTWIFFLVLTIILFAPILLDRLHIPHIIGMILAGVAIGGYGFNILERDSSFELFGKVGLYYIMFLAGLEMDMADFKKNRKKAFVFGLITFSVPMILGIWSSLTLLNYSLITSVLLASMYASHTLIAYPIISRYGLSRLKSVNIAIGGTAITVTLALVILVIIAGLFNGVIDQLFWLLLIAKIALVCFVIIFFFPRIGRAFFRMYEDNVMQFVFVLAMVFLGGGILELVGLKGVLGAFLVGLVLNRLIPHVSPLMNHLEFVGNALFIPYFLIGVGMIVNLKSFFVGGDALKVAIVMTVVATCGKWLAAWFTQKIYKLSANDRRIMFGLSNAQAAATLAAVLIGHEIIMNNGERLLNDDVLNGTVMMILFTCVLSSFITERAARKITMNNDVHEKIGETKSEENILIPVSNPDTIVNLVNLALVVKDPRRKDGLIALNVMNDHHSSSTKQNQGKKYLEKSAMIAAAADVTMHTVSRYDLNIASGIIHTIKEYNVSDVVIGLHRKMNIVDSFFGATAENLVKGTHRQIMIAKCLMPINTLRRIVVAVPPKAEYEAGFTKWVAHVCRMGNQLGCRVHFFAHPQTLDRLDVLINKKFKGLRSEFTELADWDDLLLLTGQVNFDHLLVIVSARKGSISYDASFERLPAQLSKYFSNNSLLVVYPDQYGDPQDNISFSDPRGHNESLNYDKMGQWFYKWFKKN; translated from the coding sequence ATGCATTTGTTTGACTTTACACTACAACTACCCATAACAGATCCCACCTGGATCTTTTTCTTAGTGCTGACAATAATTCTTTTTGCCCCAATACTATTGGATCGCTTGCATATCCCTCATATTATTGGGATGATTCTGGCTGGTGTGGCAATTGGGGGCTATGGATTTAATATTCTGGAACGCGACAGTAGCTTTGAATTATTCGGAAAAGTAGGCTTGTACTATATTATGTTTCTGGCCGGCCTTGAAATGGATATGGCAGATTTTAAGAAGAATCGTAAAAAAGCTTTCGTTTTTGGTCTTATAACCTTTTCAGTTCCTATGATATTAGGTATCTGGAGTAGTTTGACTCTATTAAACTATAGTTTAATAACCTCAGTTCTACTTGCCAGTATGTATGCCTCCCATACCCTGATTGCTTATCCTATAATCAGTCGTTATGGACTTAGCAGATTGAAAAGCGTTAATATAGCCATTGGAGGTACAGCAATAACTGTAACATTGGCACTGGTTATCCTGGTGATAATTGCAGGATTGTTCAACGGTGTAATAGATCAGCTTTTTTGGCTCCTGCTTATTGCAAAGATAGCTTTGGTTTGTTTTGTGATTATCTTCTTTTTCCCGAGAATAGGGCGTGCCTTTTTCCGGATGTATGAAGATAATGTGATGCAGTTCGTATTTGTTCTTGCGATGGTTTTTCTTGGTGGTGGCATTTTGGAATTAGTTGGTCTGAAAGGTGTTCTAGGTGCATTCCTTGTAGGATTGGTACTTAATAGGTTGATACCCCATGTATCTCCGTTAATGAATCATCTAGAGTTTGTAGGAAATGCTCTTTTTATTCCTTATTTCCTAATCGGTGTGGGAATGATTGTTAATCTCAAAAGCTTCTTCGTCGGAGGAGATGCCCTGAAGGTTGCAATTGTGATGACTGTTGTGGCCACATGTGGTAAATGGCTGGCAGCCTGGTTTACTCAGAAGATATATAAGCTGAGTGCCAATGACAGAAGAATCATGTTTGGACTGAGTAATGCACAAGCTGCTGCTACACTTGCTGCTGTATTGATTGGCCATGAAATTATCATGAATAACGGAGAACGGTTATTGAATGATGATGTGCTGAATGGAACAGTGATGATGATTCTTTTTACTTGTGTCTTGAGTTCCTTTATAACAGAACGGGCAGCACGGAAAATTACAATGAACAATGACGTTCATGAGAAGATTGGCGAAACAAAATCTGAAGAAAATATTCTGATACCGGTATCAAATCCAGATACGATTGTAAATCTGGTGAATCTGGCACTGGTTGTTAAAGATCCCAGAAGAAAAGATGGTCTAATTGCTTTGAACGTAATGAATGACCATCATAGTTCGAGCACAAAGCAAAATCAAGGAAAAAAATATCTGGAGAAATCGGCTATGATTGCTGCTGCTGCTGATGTAACCATGCATACGGTAAGTCGGTACGATTTGAATATTGCATCTGGTATTATCCACACTATTAAAGAATACAATGTTTCAGATGTGGTTATTGGTCTTCACCGTAAAATGAATATAGTTGATTCCTTCTTTGGGGCTACTGCGGAAAACTTAGTTAAAGGTACTCATCGGCAGATTATGATAGCAAAATGTCTGATGCCAATCAATACTCTTCGACGGATTGTAGTTGCTGTTCCACCAAAAGCTGAGTATGAAGCTGGCTTTACTAAATGGGTGGCTCATGTTTGCAGAATGGGAAACCAGCTGGGGTGCAGGGTACACTTTTTTGCGCATCCGCAAACATTGGATCGCTTGGATGTATTGATTAATAAGAAATTTAAAGGCCTGAGAAGTGAATTTACTGAATTGGCCGATTGGGATGACTTGCTTTTACTTACCGGACAGGTAAACTTTGATCATTTATTAGTTATAGTCAGTGCCCGTAAAGGGTCTATTTCTTATGATGCATCATTTGAACGCCTGCCAGCCCAGTTATCTAAGTACTTTTCTAATAATAGCTTATTGGTTGTTTACCCAGATCAATATGGAGATCCTCAGGATAATATATCTTTCTCCGATCCTCGCGGTCACAATGAATCTTTGAATTATGACAAAATGGGGCAGTGGTTTTATAAGTGGTTTAAGAAAAACTGA
- a CDS encoding VanZ family protein codes for MISKIRKYPFSIAIILAVIYLSFFKPPKTPLDQVHNIDKLVHLCMYFGLSGMLWLEYMRSHRSQFRIKHIFIGAVVCPIIFSGCIELLQQYCTSYRGGDWLDLAANSVGVTLAGITAYFFIKPKFF; via the coding sequence ATGATTAGTAAGATTCGAAAATATCCATTCTCAATTGCTATAATCCTGGCTGTGATTTACCTTTCATTCTTTAAACCACCCAAAACTCCATTAGACCAGGTACATAATATAGATAAGCTGGTTCATTTATGCATGTATTTTGGCTTGTCCGGAATGCTTTGGCTGGAATATATGAGAAGCCACCGTAGCCAATTCAGAATAAAGCATATCTTTATCGGAGCAGTTGTTTGCCCGATAATATTTAGCGGTTGTATTGAGCTATTACAACAATACTGCACAAGTTATCGGGGAGGAGACTGGCTCGATTTAGCTGCAAATTCAGTTGGAGTGACACTTGCCGGAATTACAGCCTATTTCTTTATTAAACCAAAGTTCTTCTGA
- a CDS encoding helix-hairpin-helix domain-containing protein, whose protein sequence is MWKDFFYFTKTERTGFYVLIVLIFVALLVYWTIPFISSSAQINSEQMSETAYKEFLASVHQRDRNWNFNDYYVHKKQAIILAPFDPNTADSITFVRLGIRPYIARNILHYRAKGGKFRTPESFAKVYGLSPDQFKLLKPYITIGDNFLKKADSLHRFAAKAERDTLKYYKYPEGTVISLDEADTTELKKIPGIGIGTAKRIIAYRQLLGGFYKVSQLQEISHLPAELNKWFFIKKEPIHRININKFNVERLTSHPYINFYQAKVIVEHRSRKGTLKSLRELSLYEEFTSKDLERLAPYICF, encoded by the coding sequence ATGTGGAAGGACTTCTTCTATTTCACAAAAACTGAGCGCACAGGGTTTTATGTATTAATTGTATTGATATTTGTAGCACTGCTCGTTTATTGGACAATTCCTTTTATTAGTTCGTCTGCTCAAATTAATAGTGAGCAAATGAGCGAAACGGCCTATAAGGAATTTCTGGCATCGGTACACCAAAGAGATAGAAACTGGAATTTCAATGATTATTATGTTCACAAGAAACAAGCTATTATCCTTGCACCGTTCGACCCTAATACTGCCGACTCCATCACATTCGTACGTTTAGGAATACGTCCTTATATTGCTAGGAATATTTTACATTACCGCGCTAAGGGTGGGAAATTTCGTACACCGGAATCCTTTGCCAAAGTATACGGACTTTCTCCCGATCAGTTCAAACTGCTGAAACCTTACATCACTATAGGTGATAACTTTCTGAAAAAAGCAGATTCACTTCACCGGTTTGCAGCTAAAGCAGAACGAGATACTTTGAAATATTACAAATACCCGGAAGGAACGGTTATCAGTCTGGACGAAGCTGATACCACGGAACTTAAAAAGATTCCGGGCATTGGTATCGGAACTGCCAAACGGATTATTGCATATAGGCAGTTATTGGGAGGTTTCTATAAAGTTAGTCAACTGCAGGAAATCTCACATCTTCCGGCAGAGCTAAACAAATGGTTCTTCATCAAAAAAGAGCCAATCCATCGGATAAATATTAATAAATTTAATGTTGAGCGGCTCACATCCCATCCATACATTAACTTCTATCAGGCAAAAGTTATCGTTGAACACAGAAGTAGAAAAGGAACATTAAAAAGTCTCAGAGAGTTATCTTTATATGAAGAGTTCACATCAAAAGACTTAGAACGACTTGCTCCTTATATCTGCTTTTAA
- a CDS encoding ABC transporter ATP-binding protein, whose translation MIKLEGITKSFGDLHVLKGIDMEIAKGEVVSIVGPSGAGKTTLLQIMGTLDKPDAGTINMNGLEVNRMKEKELATFRNKHIGFVFQFHQLLPEFTALENVMIPAFIAGTSTKEATKRAKEILNFMGLTERSSHKPNELSGGEKQRVAVARALVNHPSVILADEPSGSLDTHNKDELHQLFFALRDQFEQTFVIVTHDEGLAKITDRTIHMVDGQII comes from the coding sequence ATGATAAAATTAGAAGGAATAACAAAAAGCTTTGGTGATTTACATGTTTTAAAAGGAATTGATATGGAAATAGCCAAAGGAGAAGTGGTGAGCATTGTAGGTCCTAGTGGGGCAGGGAAGACCACGTTACTTCAGATTATGGGAACGCTGGATAAACCCGATGCAGGAACAATCAATATGAACGGCTTGGAAGTGAACCGTATGAAGGAAAAGGAATTGGCCACTTTTAGGAATAAGCACATTGGCTTCGTTTTTCAGTTTCATCAACTATTGCCGGAATTTACTGCTCTTGAAAATGTAATGATTCCCGCTTTTATAGCCGGAACATCAACTAAAGAAGCAACAAAACGAGCTAAAGAAATTCTCAATTTTATGGGACTTACAGAGCGTTCGTCTCATAAACCAAATGAACTGTCGGGTGGTGAGAAACAAAGAGTTGCCGTGGCCCGGGCTTTAGTAAATCATCCATCTGTTATTTTGGCTGATGAACCTTCCGGTAGCCTGGATACACATAATAAAGATGAACTGCATCAATTGTTCTTTGCTCTTCGTGACCAGTTTGAACAGACTTTTGTTATTGTAACACATGACGAAGGTTTGGCTAAAATTACCGATAGAACGATTCATATGGTCGACGGACAAATTATTTAA
- the folP gene encoding dihydropteroate synthase, whose protein sequence is MSKSFSKYVNVNGRLLDLSHPQIMGILNVTPDSFYAGCRAQTEIDIADRARKILEEGATIIDIGAYSSRPNAEHISTEEELRRLRPALEILNRNHPDAVISVDTFRAHVAEVCVKEYGVAIINDIASGEMDENMFDTVASLQVPYIMMHMQGTPQNMQLIPHYDNLLKEIFLYFAEKVQKLRDKGLNDIILDPGFGFGKTVDHNYELMNHLEEFRLFELPLLVGISRKSMITKLLGITSDEALNGTTVLNTIALQKGADILRVHDVKEAVQALKIVEKCRNK, encoded by the coding sequence ATGAGCAAGTCATTCTCAAAATATGTCAATGTAAATGGAAGATTACTGGATCTTTCACATCCTCAGATAATGGGTATTCTAAATGTAACACCCGATTCATTTTATGCTGGCTGTCGCGCTCAGACGGAAATTGATATTGCCGACCGTGCAAGAAAAATTCTGGAAGAAGGTGCTACCATTATTGATATCGGCGCTTATTCATCTCGTCCTAATGCAGAACATATCTCTACCGAAGAAGAATTGCGAAGACTACGTCCGGCACTGGAAATTCTAAACAGGAATCATCCCGATGCTGTTATTTCAGTAGATACCTTCCGTGCACATGTGGCAGAAGTGTGCGTAAAAGAGTATGGAGTTGCTATTATCAATGACATTGCATCCGGTGAAATGGATGAAAATATGTTCGATACAGTTGCTAGTCTTCAGGTTCCGTATATAATGATGCACATGCAAGGCACTCCTCAGAATATGCAGCTTATTCCTCATTATGATAATTTGCTGAAAGAGATCTTTCTATATTTTGCGGAGAAAGTACAGAAACTTCGTGATAAAGGATTAAATGATATAATTCTTGATCCGGGTTTTGGCTTTGGCAAGACAGTGGATCACAACTATGAATTGATGAATCACCTGGAAGAGTTCAGACTTTTTGAACTGCCTTTATTGGTGGGAATATCCAGAAAGTCTATGATTACTAAATTGCTTGGCATCACTTCTGATGAAGCACTAAATGGAACAACCGTACTAAATACCATTGCCCTGCAAAAAGGTGCCGATATTCTTCGGGTGCACGATGTGAAAGAGGCTGTTCAGGCTTTGAAGATAGTGGAAAAATGTAGAAACAAATAA
- the murF gene encoding UDP-N-acetylmuramoyl-tripeptide--D-alanyl-D-alanine ligase, whose product MTISALYQIYLQCLVVTTDSRNCPEGSMFIALKGDTFNGNSFAKKALEEGCSYAVVDEVEYADPENKHIILVDDCLKTLQQLANYHRRKLGTKVIGITGTNGKTTTKELIAAVLSESNNVLYTQGNLNNHIGVPLTLLKLRAFHDLAVIEMGANHPGEIKTLVEIAEPDYGIITNVGKAHLEGFGSFEGVIRTKGELYDYLRQKEDSIVFIQNENPFLIDIAKGLTLMNYGVTENLYVNGKVTSCSPYLAFDWKAGKDGNTHHVQTKLIGEYNFDNALAAVAIGRFFGVDTAKIDHALTNYAPHNNRSQLKETEDNRLIIDAYNANPTSMMAALRNFKRMEVKHKFVILGDMKELGAASIEEHQKIVDFIDSCEFERVILIGDQFGQTTHTFDTYANVSEVINIISKDKPKGCFILIKGSNSMKLGQIVEYL is encoded by the coding sequence ATGACGATATCTGCTCTTTATCAAATCTATCTGCAATGTCTTGTTGTGACAACCGATAGCCGAAATTGCCCTGAAGGCTCCATGTTCATTGCTCTGAAAGGCGACACATTTAATGGTAATTCTTTTGCTAAGAAAGCCCTCGAAGAAGGCTGTTCTTATGCAGTGGTTGATGAGGTTGAATATGCTGATCCGGAGAACAAACATATTATTCTGGTTGATGATTGCCTGAAAACGCTTCAGCAGTTGGCTAACTATCACCGCAGAAAGCTAGGAACTAAGGTTATTGGAATCACCGGGACCAATGGAAAGACCACAACTAAAGAGCTTATTGCCGCTGTTCTTTCTGAATCAAACAATGTGCTATACACCCAAGGGAATCTAAATAACCATATCGGGGTACCTCTTACGTTGCTAAAACTTCGGGCTTTCCACGATTTGGCCGTCATTGAAATGGGTGCCAATCATCCGGGAGAGATTAAAACTCTGGTAGAGATAGCAGAACCTGATTATGGTATTATTACCAATGTGGGCAAAGCGCACCTTGAAGGTTTTGGTTCTTTTGAAGGAGTGATAAGAACAAAAGGGGAACTTTATGACTATTTGCGTCAGAAAGAAGATTCTATTGTTTTTATTCAGAATGAAAATCCTTTTTTAATTGATATAGCTAAAGGACTGACTCTGATGAATTATGGCGTAACAGAAAATCTTTATGTAAACGGTAAAGTAACCTCTTGTTCACCATACCTTGCTTTTGACTGGAAAGCAGGAAAAGATGGAAACACCCACCATGTGCAAACCAAGTTAATTGGAGAATACAATTTCGATAATGCTTTAGCAGCAGTTGCCATTGGCCGCTTCTTTGGTGTGGATACTGCTAAAATTGATCATGCACTGACAAACTATGCGCCTCATAATAATCGTTCACAGCTTAAAGAGACTGAAGACAACCGACTTATTATAGATGCTTATAATGCAAACCCTACCAGCATGATGGCTGCCTTGAGAAATTTCAAGAGAATGGAGGTTAAGCATAAGTTTGTAATCCTGGGAGACATGAAGGAATTGGGAGCTGCCAGCATTGAAGAGCATCAAAAAATAGTAGATTTCATTGATAGTTGTGAATTTGAGAGAGTGATTCTTATTGGTGACCAATTTGGACAGACCACGCACACTTTCGATACCTATGCAAATGTATCAGAGGTGATCAATATTATCAGTAAAGATAAACCAAAGGGATGCTTTATCCTCATTAAAGGTTCAAACAGCATGAAGCTGGGACAAATCGTTGAATACCTTTAG
- the cdaA gene encoding diadenylate cyclase CdaA: MPPIAFGVKDFIDILLVAFLLYYTYKLMKASGSINVFVGILVFILIWLIVSQILEMRLLGSIFDKLVSVGVLALIVLFQDEIRHFLLTLGSHQRASVLARFLKGSSKEQMEKNDIVPIVLACLNMSKQRIGALIVVERGIPLYDIIRTGEILDANVNQRLIENIFFKNSPLHDGAMVISKKRIKAAGCILPVSHNLDIPKELGLRHRAAMGISQVTDAHAVIVSEETGAISVAYHGQFYLRLTAEELESILSKED; encoded by the coding sequence ATGCCACCTATTGCATTTGGAGTAAAAGACTTTATTGATATACTGTTAGTCGCTTTCCTGCTGTACTACACATATAAACTGATGAAAGCATCGGGCTCTATCAATGTGTTTGTGGGAATCCTTGTCTTTATTCTTATCTGGCTTATTGTTTCGCAGATTCTGGAAATGCGTTTGCTTGGATCCATCTTCGATAAACTTGTGAGTGTGGGCGTACTTGCACTTATTGTTCTGTTTCAGGATGAAATCCGGCATTTCTTGCTTACTTTAGGTTCTCACCAGCGAGCCAGTGTATTAGCGAGGTTCCTTAAGGGGAGTTCAAAAGAGCAAATGGAGAAGAATGACATTGTGCCTATTGTATTGGCTTGCCTGAATATGAGTAAACAGCGGATAGGTGCATTAATAGTCGTTGAACGGGGAATTCCTCTTTATGATATCATTCGTACGGGTGAGATACTTGACGCAAATGTTAATCAACGATTAATCGAAAATATCTTTTTTAAGAATAGTCCTTTACACGATGGTGCAATGGTGATCAGTAAAAAACGCATCAAGGCAGCAGGGTGTATTCTTCCGGTTTCTCATAATCTTGATATACCAAAAGAGCTGGGTCTTCGACATAGGGCAGCAATGGGTATTTCCCAGGTAACAGATGCACATGCAGTGATTGTTAGTGAAGAAACAGGTGCTATTTCTGTAGCCTATCATGGCCAGTTTTACTTAAGACTCACAGCAGAGGAACTTGAAAGTATTTTAAGTAAGGAAGATTAG